The window AGCCCTTGCGGACCCTTCGATGAACCGCCCGGTCCCCGCGGCACACTTGTCGTTCATGCAGAAGTCGGTCACGTCCCCGCGCTCGTCAATCCGGATGGCCTTCGTGTCCTGCCCGCCCATGTCCAGGACCGTCCGCGTTCCCGGGAACAGAAGGTGGGCCCCCCGGGCATGGCAGGCGATCTCCGTGATCTGAGCCTTCCCGAACGTGATCTTGTACCGGCCGTAGCCCGTGCCGACGGCGAAGGCGACGTCCCCGTCACCGATGCCGACCTTCGCAAGGAGATCGGCGTAGACCTTCTTTGCCGCGGCCAGGATGTTCACGCCCGTCATGTCAATCGCCGTCGCGACGAGCTTCCCGTCGCCGTCCACGAGCGCGGCCTTCGTGTACGTCGAGCCGGCGTCGACCCCCGCGAAGAACGAGCCTTGGGCGGGCATCGCCTAGGACCTCCCCCGCACGGAGAGCGTCTCGAAGAACGCGTCCACCCGGTTCCGGGTCTGGGCCTCGCTGAAGTACCTCGGGTCCACGTGGTCCGACTCGATGAGCAGGGTGGGGATGTCGCACTCCCTGGCCAGGTACTCGCGGATGTCTCCCTGCCCCATGGAGAAGGAACGGCAGCTCTTGATGGAATGGATCACGACGCCGTCGGCCGCGTACTCCCGGACGTACCGCTCGATCAGGTGGGTGCGCATGGGCATGTTCCAGTTGCAGTACGCGTGGATCATGTACTCGGCCAAGGACTCCATGGGCCGGTTCGGATCCAAGCGGAACGAACCCGTGTCCACCATGCCCGCGACCTTCGGGTAGGTGGAAGCCACGCCCCGTGCGTTGTGCTCGCGGAACAGACCCCAGAAGCGCTTGAAGAAGGGATAATTCGGCACACCCTCGAACACGAGGCGGTATCGCTCCTCTGCGGTCGGACCTACGCCGGCCGCGGACCGGCGCTCCAGCTCGTCGAGCAGCGTGCGGTAGAAGTCGACGCAGGTCTCGCTGCCGCGGGCGAACGTGATCGGGGCCATGTAGTAGATCGACTCGAAGTACGCGTCGAAGGGCGTGGGCCTCCGCTTGCCCATCTCCAGACACCGTCGCCAGAGGTCCCAGGCCTCGCCGGACCGGCGAACGCTCTCCTTGAGAGCACCCTCGTCGAAGCGCCGGCCCGTGAGCGTCTCGAGCTTGCCCACGAACTCCCAGAGTTGCGCGGCGACGTACTCGATGTCGTGCTTCGGGATGCTCCCGTCGAACTCTCGGAGGTACGGGATGTCCAACACGAAGATCGGCGCACCCGTCCGGTAGTGGAGTTGCTCCCACCAGTGGATGTAGATCTGGCATCCGGAGTAGGAGAGAAGGAGCACATCGGGCTTGGGGATCGGTCCGAGGACGGTCTGCACGTTGTCCATGGCCGCGGCAATCCCCATCTTCACATAGCCGCACGCGTCGGTGGAATAGCCTTCCTCCTCGGCGAGGGCGATCAGGGCCGGGGCGCCGCCTCGGTACGAGATGTTGAGCGACGTGATCTCCGGA of the Thermoplasmata archaeon genome contains:
- a CDS encoding 2-hydroxyacyl-CoA dehydratase family protein, with translation MVETVSAPIPQDFDRAKHLQGELVKAYLHSLADPAARGSRRIGYAFVMANPIEILSAFDILPLYPEITSLNISYRGGAPALIALAEEEGYSTDACGYVKMGIAAAMDNVQTVLGPIPKPDVLLLSYSGCQIYIHWWEQLHYRTGAPIFVLDIPYLREFDGSIPKHDIEYVAAQLWEFVGKLETLTGRRFDEGALKESVRRSGEAWDLWRRCLEMGKRRPTPFDAYFESIYYMAPITFARGSETCVDFYRTLLDELERRSAAGVGPTAEERYRLVFEGVPNYPFFKRFWGLFREHNARGVASTYPKVAGMVDTGSFRLDPNRPMESLAEYMIHAYCNWNMPMRTHLIERYVREYAADGVVIHSIKSCRSFSMGQGDIREYLARECDIPTLLIESDHVDPRYFSEAQTRNRVDAFFETLSVRGRS
- a CDS encoding acyl-CoA dehydratase activase, whose product is MPAQGSFFAGVDAGSTYTKAALVDGDGKLVATAIDMTGVNILAAAKKVYADLLAKVGIGDGDVAFAVGTGYGRYKITFGKAQITEIACHARGAHLLFPGTRTVLDMGGQDTKAIRIDERGDVTDFCMNDKCAAGTGRFIEGSARA